The following coding sequences are from one Oncorhynchus nerka isolate Pitt River linkage group LG6, Oner_Uvic_2.0, whole genome shotgun sequence window:
- the LOC115131006 gene encoding protocadherin alpha-7-like — protein sequence MVDGQRRAAPLRAMLLFVFSLCFCRGAYCQIRYSIVEESKKGTYVGDVAKDLGFSVDKLAERRFRIVSGSKEGFLQINQDNGVLYVDRTIDREELCEKSIVCLINLKTVAENPLEIHYVEVEITDINDHSPKFPEKVKHLEISESVMLQGTRFPLDAARDPDVGVNSLRKYTLSTNENFELDVKTRGEDKIPFLILKKPLDREQMSEILLTLTAYDGGKPERSGSVNITVKVIDMNDNVPVFDRQVYTLTLDENAPLGTSVLRLHATDLDDGANGQVIYTFDSSLKNRAFDLFEIDAVTGEITIKGLVDFEEQSVYDIDVQASDKGQVTLTGHCSVVINVKDVNDNAPEMDVTSLSGQVPEDARPGTAVSLISVSDMDSGENGLVICTLSDNIPFELKPSFQKNMYSLITKSGLDRESEPMYTVTITATDKGDPSLSSHKTVTVHISDVNDNSPVFSQSPYTFYVPENNAPGESLFSLSTSDRDQDDNARVSCHIWKGDGDTPIVSYLNMNSDGNIYALKSFDFEDTKTFHFQVVATDSGTPSQNSNVTVNVFILDQNDNPPVILYPVSPNGSAEGVEEIPRNVNAGHLVTKVRAYDADIGYNGWLLFSLQEVTDHSLFALDRYTGQIRTLRSFTETDEADHKLVILVKDNGNVSLSATATLIIKVVEPKEAFAASDVKSSVKDEEENSVTFYLIITLGSVSTLFLISIIVLIVMQCSKPTDYSSKYLQDVNNDGTLCHSIQYRSGDNRYMLVGPRMSIGSTIVPGSNGNTLVLPEHRRRASGEVRS from the coding sequence ATGGTAGACGGACAGAGAAGAGCGGCGCCTCTCCGGGCGATGCTGTTGTTTGTATTTTCGTTGTGTTTTTGCCGTGGAGCTTATTGTCAAATACGCTATTCTATCGTGGAGGAGTCGAAAAAAGGTACTTATGTGGGAGACGTAGCAAAGGATTTGGGGTTCAGTGTGGATAAACTGGCGGAACGAAGGTTTCGGATTGTATCGGGCTCCAAGGAAGGTTTTTTGCAGATAAACCAAGACAATGGAGTGTTGTATGTGGACAGAACCATCGACAGGGAGGAGCTGTGTGAGAAAAGCATTGTGTGCTTGATAAACCTAAAAACCGTGGCCGAGAATCCGTTGGAAATACACTATGTTGAGGTAGAAATTACAGATATTAATGATCATTCTCCCAAATTCCCGGAAAAGGTGAAACATTTGGAAATATCCGAGAGCGTTATGCTCCAGGGGACGCGCTTTCCTCTGGACGCCGCGCGTGACCCTGATGTTGGAGTGAATAGTCTCCGTAAGTACACTCTCAGTACAAACGAGAACTTTGAGTTAGATGTTAAAACTCGCGGCGAGGATAAAATCCCCTTTTTGATATTGAAAAAGCCGCTAGACCGAGAACAGATGTCTGAAATATTGTTAACCTTGACTGCTTATGACGGGGGTAAACCAGAGAGATCTGGCTCTGTCAATATAACCGTAAAAGTTATCGATATGAATGATAATGTTCCCGTTTTCGACCGACAGGTGTATACATTAACATTAGATGAAAATGCTCCCTTAGGTACCTCTGTTTTGAGGCTGCACGCCACGGATCTAGATGATGGCGCAAACGGACAGGTTATATACACATTTGATAGCAGTCTTAAAAACAGAGCGTTCGATTTATTCGAGATAGATGCGGTTACAGGGGAAATTACAATCAAGGGGTTAGTAGACTTTGAAGAGCAGAGTGTTTACGACATTGACGTGCAGGCATCTGACAAGGGCCAAGTCACATTGACAGGTCACTGCAGTGTCGTTATCAACGTGAAAGATGTAAATGACAACGCACCTGAGATGGACGTTACGTCGCTGTCAGGTCAAGTCCCAGAGGACGCACGACCCGGTACAGCTGTATCTCTAATCAGTGTGTCCGACATGGACTCTGGTGAAAACGGCTTGGTTATATGTACACTCTCGGACAACATCCCTTTCGAATTAAAACCGTCTTTTCAGAAAAATATGTATTCTTTGATTACTAAAAGTGGATTGGACAGAGAGTCGGAGCCTATGTACACAGTGACTATAACTGCTACGGATAAAGGAGACCCATCATTGTCTTCCCACAAAACTGTCACGGTCCATATCTCAGACGTCAACGACAACAGTCCGGTCTTTTCCCAGAGTCCATATACCTTCTATGTACCAGAAAACAATGCTCCAGGGGAGTCGTTGTTTTCATTGAGTACATCAGATAGAGATCAGGATGACAACGCTCGTGTGTCTTGTCACATTTGGAAAGGCGATGGTGACACTCCTATTGTATCCTACCTAAATATGAATTCTGATGGTAACATTTACGCGCTAAAAAGCTTTGACTTTGAAGATACCAAAACATTCCATTTCCAAGTTGTAGCTACAGACTCTGGAACTCCGTCACAAAACAGCAACGTCACAGTCAACGTGTTCATTCTGGATCAAAACGACAACCCTCCAGTGATCTTGTATCCAGTCAGCCCTAACGGTTCCGCTGAAGGTGTGGAGGAGATTCCCCGCAATGTGAACGCAGGCCATTTGGTGACTAAAGTGAGAGCCTATGACGCTGATATAGGATATAACGGCTGGTTATTATTTTCACTACAGGAAGTTACTGACCACAGTCTCTTTGCTTTGGACCGCTATACAGGACAGATACGGACACTTCGGTCATTCACAGAGACAGACGAGGCTGATCATAAACTGGTAATTCTTGTAAAAGACAATGGGAACGTTTCACTCTCAGCAACAGCTACTCTTATTATCAAGGTTGTGGAGCCCAAAGAGGCGTTTGCTGCTTCTGATGTTAAAAGTTCAGTAAAAGACGAGGAGGAGAACAGCGTTACATTTTATTTGATCATTACTTTGGGGTCAGTTTCAACGCTTTTTCTCATCAGTATCATCGTGTTGATTGTAATGCAGTGCTCCAAACCCACAGACTATTCCTCCAAGTATTTGCAAGATGTGAATAACGACGGGACACTGTGCCACAGCATCCAGTACAGATCCGGAGACAATCGGTACATGTTAGTTGGACCCAGAATGAGTATAGGTTCTACAATAGTCCCGGGCAGCAATGGAAATACTCTAGTGTTACCCGAACACAGGAGAAGGGCTTCTGGAGAGGTAAGAAGTTAA
- the LOC115131007 gene encoding protocadherin alpha-8-like: protein MGDRGQRRRWEYCWVVLNFSLLLCLGEKVSAQIRYSIPEEVKEGSVVGNVAKDLGLDVSTLVERRFRIVSGSKDALFHVNQNNGVLYVHKNIDREEVCDGDNACLINLKFVVENPLEIHYVSVEITDINDHSPVFPEKDQHLEMPENTFPGARFELQTARDVDVGLNSVHSYKLGQNAHFELQLIDSGEGDKIPFLILQKPLDREQNTKHMLLLAALDGGNPPKSGTLNITVTVLDVNDNRPICTQDEYSVTLPENALNGTIVIRVNATDADDGQNGVVEYTLGRTIKRKIHDIFELDHVTGEIQVKGQVDFEENEVYRLNVQASDKGQPPTSVDCRVIIKIGDANDNQPDIDVTSLSNTVSEDSKPGTVISLISVTDKDSGINGQVIASISEDIPFELKPSFQENVYSIVTKGRLDRELVSHYDITITATDCGQPPLSTFKTLSVQISDVNDNRPEFSPKHIELYLAENNVPGASIFNVSASDKDLNENAAISYHIVREGTQIDMASFLNINSDNGDISALKSFDFETLKTFKFQVVATDSGTPSLSSNVTVNVFILDQNDNAPVILYPVSANGSAEGVEEIPRNVNAGHLVTKVRAYDADIGYNGWLLFSLQEVTDHSLFALDRYTGQIRTLRSFTETDEADHKLVILVKDNGNVSLSATATVIIKVMEPKEAFAASDVKSSVKDEEENSVTFYLIITLGSVSTLFLISIIVLIVMQCSKPTDYSSKYLQDVNNDGTLCHSIQYRSGDNRYMLVGPRMSIGSTIVPGSNGNTLVIPEHVSRASGEVRTIRFVTA, encoded by the coding sequence atgggAGACAGAGGACAAAGGCGCAGATGGGAGTACTGCTGGGTTGTTCTGAATTTCTCTTTGCTGCTCTGCTTGGGGGAGAAGGTTTCAGCACAGATAAGGTACTCTATTCCAGAAGAGGTGAAAGAGGGATCCGTTGTTGGAAATGTTGCTAAGGATTTGGGTCTTGACGTCAGTACTCTGGTGGAGAGACGGTTTCGTATTGTTTCTGGATCTAAGGACGCTCTTTTCCACGTAAATCAGAACAATGGCGTCTTGTATGTTCATAAAAATATCGACAGAGAGGAGGTCTGTGATGGTGATAATGCTTGCTTGATAAACCTCAAATTCGTAGTTGAAAATCCGCTTGAAATACACTACGTCAGCGTAGAAATAACGGATATAAATGATCACTCTCCTGTTTTCCCTGAAAAAGATCAGCATCTAGAAATGCCGGAAAATACATTTCCAGGTGCGCGATTCGAACTCCAGACTGCGCGAGACGTAGACGTTGGACTCAATTCTGTTCATTCGTATAAGTTAGGTCAAAATGCACATTTTGAATTACAGTTAATTGATAGTGGGGAAGGTGACAAAATACCATTTTTAATTTTGCAGAAGCCATTGGATAGAGAGCAAAACACCAAACATATGCTATTACTTGCAGCGCTAGACGGAGGGAATCCACCTAAGTCAGGCACCTTGAATATCACTGTTACAGTTCTTGATGTAAATGACAACCGTCCCATCTGCACTCAAGACGAATATTCAGTAACATTGCCTGAAAACGCTCTAAATGGAACTATTGTCATCAGAGTAAACGCCACAGATGCTGACGATGGCCAAAATGGAGTAGTGGAATACACACTAGGCAGAACTATAAAGCGTAAAATACATGACATCTTTGAATTAGACCACGTGACTGGTGAAATTCAAGTCAAAGGCCAGGTGGATTTTGAAGAAAACGAGGTTTACAGGTTAAATGTTCAGGCGTCTGATAAGGGACAACCTCCAACAAGTGTTGATTGTAGAGTTATTATTAAAATAGGAGATGCTAATGATAACCAACCAGACATAGATGTGACTTCCCTCTCGAACACGGTGTCTGAAGATTCTAAACCAGGAACTGTTATTTCTCTCATCAGTGTAACAGATAAAGATTCCGGTATTAATGGTCAAGTTATTGCTAGTATATCTGAAGACATACCATTTGAATTAAAACCTTCATTTCAGGAGAATGTGTATTCTATCGTCACAAAGGGGCGCTTAGATCGAGAACTCGTGtcccattatgacatcacaataacagcCACTGACTGTGGTCAGCCTCCTCTGTCCACATTCAAAACTCTGAGCGTACAGATATCAGATGTGAACGATAACCGTCCAGAATTCTCCCCAAAACATATTGAGCTGTACTTAGCGGAAAATAACGTCCCTGGTGCGTCCATATTCAATGTAAGCGCTTCTGATAAAGACTTGAATGAAAATGCTGCGATTTCATATCACATAGTTAGAGAAGGTACACAGATTGATATGGCATCTTTTCTTAATATCAATTCTGACAATGGAGATATTTCCGCGCTAAAAAGCTTTGACTTTGAAACACTTAAAACATTCAAATTCCAAGTTGTAGCTACAGACTCTGGAACTCCGTCACTAAGCAGTAACGTCACAGTCAACGTGTTCATTCTGGATCAAAACGACAACGCTCCAGTGATCTTGTATCCAGTCAGCGCTAACGGTTCCGCTGAAGGTGTGGAGGAGATTCCCCGCAATGTGAACGCAGGCCATTTGGTGACTAAAGTGAGAGCCTATGACGCTGATATAGGATATAACGGCTGGTTATTATTTTCACTGCAGGAAGTTACTGACCACAGTCTCTTTGCTTTGGACCGCTATACAGGACAGATACGGACACTTCGGTCATTCACAGAGACAGACGAAGCTGATCATAAACTGGTCATTCTTGTAAAAGACAATGGGAACGTTTCACTCTCAGCAACAGCTACTGTTATTATCAAGGTTATGGAGCCCAAAGAGGCTTTTGCGGCTTCTGATGTTAAAAGTTCAGTAAAAGACGAGGAGGAGAACAGCGTTACATTTTATTTGATCATTACTTTGGGGTCAGTTTCAACGCTTTTTCTCATCAGTATCATCGTGTTGATTGTAATGCAGTGCTCCAAACCCACAGACTATTCCTCCAAGTATTTACAAGATGTGAATAACGACGGGACACTGTGCCACAGCATCCAGTACAGATCCGGAGACAATCGGTACATGTTAGTTGGACCCAGAATGAGTATAGGTTCTACTATTGTACCGGGCAGCAATGGAAATACTCTAGTGATACCCGAACACGTGAGCAGAGCTTCTGGAGAGGTAAGAACTATACGTTTTGTAACTGCATAG
- the LOC135572068 gene encoding protocadherin alpha-8-like codes for MGDGRQRRRWEYWWVVLRFSLLLCFGEQVSAQIRYSIPEEVKEESVVGNVAKDLGLDVSTLVERRFRIVSESDEALFQANQNNGVLYVCKNIDREELCDGNGVCSIDLKVVVENPLEVHYVGIEITDVNDHSPSFAEKYLHLDIAENTLPGTRFELQTARDADVGLNSVRIYKLSSNDHFELELIDNGDEDKVPFLIIRKAIDREQNAMHWFILTAIDGGNPPRSGTINVTVTILDTNDNRPICGKDIYTVTIQENAPIGTPVLTINATDKDEGQNGEIEYALGRNIKRKVHDTFHLNSLTGEIRAIGPVDFEENEFYKLTVQASDKGQPPLSVDCRVVITITDVNDNKPEIGVTSLSSMISEDSKPGTVISLISLTDKDSGNNGKVLLKISENIPFELKPSFKENVYSFVTKGRLNRELFSYYDVTITATDFGQPPLSTFKTLSVQISDVNDNSPEFSQTPLQLYLVENNAPGASIFSVSASDKDLNENAVISYHIVRGERTQNDMASFLNINSENGHISALKSFDFEILKTFQFQVAATDSGTPSLSTNVTVNVYILDQNDNAPVILYPVSANGSAEGVEEIPRNVNAGHLVTKVRAYDADIGYNGWLLFSLQEVTDHSLFALDRYTGQIRTLRSFTETDEAEHKLVILVKDNGNVSLSATATVIINVVEPKEAFAASDVKSSVKDEEENSVTFYLIITLGSVSTLFLISIIVLIVMQCSKPTDYSSKYLQDANYDGTLCHSIQYKSGDKRYMLVGPRMSIGSTIVPGTNGNTLVIPEHRRRASGEVSVILRVALSSFHKCGNQNLGTQGVSVTQGD; via the exons ATGGGAGATGGAAGACAAAGGCGCAGATGGGAGTACTGGTGGGTTGTTCTGCGtttctctcttctgctctgcTTCGGAGAGCAGGTTTCAGCACAGATAAGGTACTCTATTCCAGAGGAGGTGAAAGAGGAATCCGTTGTTGGAAATGTTGCTAAGGATTTGGGTCTTGACGTCAGTACTTTGGTAGAGAGACGGTTTCGTATTGTTTCTGAATCTGATGAAGCTCTTTTCCAGGCAAATCAGAACAATGGCGTCTTGTACGTTTGTAAGAATATCGATCGAGAGGAGCTCTGTGATGGCAATGGCGTGTGTTCGATAGACTTAAAAGTCGTTGTTGAAAACCCCTTAGAAGTCCATTATGTGGGTATAGAAATAACGGATGTAAATGACCACTCGCCTAGTTTTGCTGAGAAATATCTACATTTAGACATAGCAGAAAATACCCTTCCCGGGACACGCTTTGAACTCCAGACTGCACGTGATGCAGATGTAGGTTTGAATTCTGTGCGCATTTACAAGTTAAGTAGTAATGATCATTTTGAATTGGAGTTAATTGATAATGGGGACGAAGACAAAGTTCCATTTTTAATCATAAGGAAGGCCATTGACAGAGAACAAAATGCAATGCATTGGTTCATTTTGACAGCTATAGATGGAGGCAACCCCCCAAGATCAGGTACCATAAACGTCACAGTAACTATTCTTGATACAAACGATAATCGTCCCATTTGTGGGAAAGATATTTACACTGTAACAATCCAGGAAAATGCACCCATTGGAACACCTGTATTAACCATAAACGCCACTGATAAAGATGAGGGACAAAATGGCGAAATTGAATATGCACTTGGTCGAAACATTAAGCGCAAAGTTCATGACACGTTTCATTTGAACAGTCTTACTGGTGAAATTCGTGCCATAGGTCCAGTAGACTTTGAAGAGAATGAGTTTTACAAACTAACGGTGCAAGCCTCTGATAAAGGACAACCCCCATTATCAGTTGACTGTAGAGTTGTCATCACGATAACGGATGTAAATGATAATAAACCAGAAATAGGGGTGACGTCATTGTCTAGCATGATATCTGAGGATTCGAAGCCTGGAACGGTCATATCTCTAATTAGTTTAACGGATAAAGACTCTGGTAACAACGGTAAAGTCCTACTGAAAATATCGGAGAATATCCCTTTTGAGTTAAAACCGTCATTTAAGGAGAATGTCTATTCCTTTGTCACAAAGGGGCGTTTAAATCGAGAACTTTTTTCTTATTATGACGTCACAATAACAGCTACTGATTTTGGTCAGCCTCCTCTGTCCACATTCAAAACTCTGAGTGTACAGATATCAGATGTGAACGACAACAGTCCAGAATTCTCCCAAACCCCTCTTCAGTTGTACTTAGTGGAAAATAACGCCCCTGGTGCATCGATATTCTCTGTAAGCGCTTCTGATAAAGACTTGAATGAAAATGCTGTGATTTCATATCACATTGTTAGAGGTGAAAGGACACAAAATGATATGGCTTCTTTTCTGAACATCAATTCTGAAAACGGACATATTTCAGCTCTAAAAAGCTTTGACTTTGAAATTCTCAAAACTTTCCAATTTCAAGTTGCAGCTACAGACTCTGGAACTCCGTCACTAAGCACTAACGTCACAGTCAACGTGTACATTCTGGATCAGAACGACAACGCTCCAGTGATCTTGTATCCAGTCAGCGCTAACGGTTCCGCTGAAGGTGTGGAAGAGATTCCCCGCAATGTGAACGCAGGCCATTTGGTGACTAAAGTGAGAGCCTATGACGCTGATATAGGATATAACGGATGGTTATTATTTTCACTGCAGGAAGTTACTGACCACAGTCTCTTTGCTTTGGACCGCTATACAGGACAGATAAGGACACTTCGGTCATTCACAGAGACAGACGAGGCTGAGCATAAACTGGTCATACTGGTAAAAGACAATGGGAACGTTTCACTGTCAGCAACAGCTACTGTGATTATCAACGTTGTGGAGCCCAAAGAGGCTTTTGCAGCTTCTGATGTTAAAAGTTCAGTAAAAGACGAAGAGGAGAACAGCGTTACATTTTATTTGATCATTACTTTGGGGTCAGTTTCAACGCTTTTTCTCATCAGTATCATCGTGTTGATTGTAATGCAGTGCTCCAAACCCACAGACTATTCCTCCAAATATTTGCAAGATGCGAATTACGACGGGACACTGTGCCACAGCATTCAGTACAAATCCGGAGACAAACGGTACATGTTAGTTGGACCCAGAATGAGTATAGGTTCTACTATAGTCCCGGGCACCAATGGAAATACTCTAGTGATACCCGAACACAGGAGGAGAGCTTCTGGAGAGGTAAGCGTTATTTTAAGAGTTGCTCTTTCAAGCTTTCACAA ATGTGGTAACCAGAACCTAGGTACGCAGGGTGTCAGTGTAACACAAGGAGACTGA
- the LOC115130042 gene encoding protocadherin alpha-3-like, translated as MGGGQRRRWEYWWVAVRFSLLLCFGEQVSAQIRYSIQEEVKEGSVVGNVAKDLGLDVSTLVERRFRIVSGSKDALFQVNQNNGVLYVHKNIDREEVCDGDSACLIDLKMVVENPLEIHYVGVEITDVNDNSPSFPEIAKGLDISESTHAGSHFQLPAARDLDSGINSIRLYKLSQNANFELEVRDRGDEKVPFLVLQKTLDREQKCEHRLLLTAIDGGNPPRSTNLNLTVTVLDINDNRPVFSQEVYTVTLEENVSINTVVIQVKAIDLDEAVNGDVEYSLGRDLNRKVYEVFHLDGVTGEIRVKGEVDFESTEVYRLDVQASDKGQPPMTVSCRVIIKITDVNDNQPDIEVTSLSNLVREDAKPGTVVYLISVTDKDSGINGKVLCSLSDTVPFELKPSYQDNMYSLVTKQRLDRELVSHYDITITATDCGQPPLSTFKTLSVQISDVNDNSPEFSQTPLQLYLVENNAPGASIFSVSASDKDLNENAVISYHIVRGEGTQNDMASFLNINSDNGHISALKSFDFESLKTFQFQVVATDSGTPSLSSNVIVNVFILDQNDNPPVILYPVSPNGSAEGVEEIPRNVNAGHLVTKVRAYDADIGYNGWLLFSLQEVTDHSLFALDRYTGQIRTLRSFTETDEAEHKLVILVKDNGNISLSATATVIIIVVEPKEAFAASDVKSSVKDEEENSVTFYLIITLGSVSTLFLISIVVLIVMQCSNPTDYSSKYLQDVNNDGTLCHSIQYRSGDNRYMLVGPRMSIGSTIVPGSNGNTLVLPDHRRTASGEVRAVSKNFNI; from the coding sequence ATGGGAGGAGGACAAAGGCGCAGATGGGAGTACTGGTGGGTTGCTGTGCGTTTCTCTCTTCTGCTGTGCTTCGGAGAGCAGGTTTCAGCACAGATAAGGTACTCTATTCAAGAGGAGGTGAAAGAGGGATCCGTTGTTGGAAATGTTGCTAAAGATTTGGGTCTTGACGTCAGTACTTTGGTAGAGAGGCGGTTTCGTATTGTTTCTGGATCTAAGGACGCTCTTTTCCAGGTAAATCAGAACAATGGCGTCTTGTATGTGCATAAGAATATCGACAGAGAGGAGGTCTGTGATGGTGATAGCGCCTGCTTGattgacctgaaaatggttgttgaAAACCCTCTAGAAATCCATTACGTTGGTGTAGAAATTACAGATGTGAATGATAATTCTCCCAGTTTCCCAGAGATAGCAAAAGGGCTGGACATTTCGGAGAGTACACACGCTGGATCGCATTTCCAACTACCAGCTGCGCGTGATCTTGACTCTGGGATTAATTCCATTCGCTTGTACAAATTAAGTCAAAACGCTAATTTTGAATTGGAAGTTAGAGATAGAGGAGATGAAAAGGTACCCTTTTTAGTTCTACAGAAAACGCTGGATAGAGAGCAGAAATGTGAGCACAGATTATTACTGACAGCAATCGATGGAGGGAATCCGCCGAGATCAACCAATCTTAATTTGACGGTCACAGTGCTAGACATAAACGACAACCGACCTGTATTTAGTCAGGAGGTGTACACTGTAACGCTGGAAGAAAATGTATCTATCAACACCGTTGTGATACAAGTAAAAGCGATTGACTTGGACGAGGCTGTCAATGGTGACGTTGAATATAGTCTCGGCAGAGATCTGAATCGTAAAGTTTACGAGGTGTTTCATTTAGACGGTGTCACTGGAGAAATTCGAGTCAAAGGAGAGGTCGACTTTGAATCGACAGAAGTTTATAGACTTGACGTGCAGGCTTCGGATAAAGGACAGCCTCCCATGACTGTGAGCTGTAGAGTTATCATTAAGATAACAGATGTAAATGACAACCAACCAGATATAGAGGTGACATCCCTCTCTAATTTAGTTCGGGAAGATGCAAAACCTGGAACTGTTGTTTATCTTATTAGTGTTACAGATAAGGACTCGGGTATAAATGGAAAGGTGTTGTGTAGTCTGTCAGATACTGTACCGTTTGAGTTAAAACCCTCATACCAAGATAATATGTATTCTTTAGTGACCAAACAGCGTTTAGACAGAGAACTCGTGtcccattatgacatcacaataactgCCACTGACTGTGGTCAGCCTCCTCTGTCCACATTCAAAACTCTGAGTGTACAGATATCAGATGTAAATGATAACAGCCCAGAATTCTCCCAAACCCCTCTTCAGCTGTACTTAGTGGAAAATAACGCCCCTGGTGCATCGATATTCTCTGTAAGCGCTTCTGATAAAGACTTGAATGAAAATGCTGTGATTTCATATCACATTGTTAGAGGTGAAGGAACACAGAATGACATGGCATCTTTCCTCAACATCAATTCTGACAATGGACATATTTCCGCGCTAAAAAGCTTTGATTTTGAATCCCTCAAAACGTTCCAATTCCAAGTTGTAGCTACAGACTCTGGAACTCCGTCACTAAGCAGCAACGTCATAGTCAACGTGTTCATTCTGGATCAGAACGACAACCCTCCAGTGATCTTGTATCCAGTCAGCCCTAACGGTTCTGCTGAAGGTGTGGAGGAGATTCCCCGTAATGTGAACGCAGGCCATTTGGTGACTAAAGTGAGAGCCTATGACGCTGATATAGGATATAACGGCTGGTTATTATTTTCATTGCAGGAAGTTACTGACCACAGTCTCTTTGCTTTGGACCGCTACACAGGACAGATACGGACACTTCGGTCATTCACAGAGACAGACGAGGCTGAGCATAAACTGGTCATACTGGTAAAAGACAATGGGAACATTTCACTCTCAGCAACAGCTACTGTGATTATCATAGTTGTGGAGCCCAAAGAGGCTTTTGCAGCTTCTGATGTTAAAAGTTCAGTAAAAGACGAAGAGGAGAACAGCGTTACATTTTATTTGATCATTACTTTGGGGTCAGTTTCAACGCTTTTTCTCATCAGTATCGTCGTGTTGATTGTAATGCAGTGCTCCAACCCCACAGACTATTCCTCCAAGTATTTACAAGATGTGAATAACGACGGGACACTGTGCCACAGCATTCAGTACAGATCCGGAGACAATCGGTACATGTTAGTTGGACCCAGAATGAGTATAGGTTCTACAATAGTCCCGGGCAGCAATGGGAATACTCTAGTGCTACCTGACCACAGGAGGACAGCTTCTGGAGAGGTAAGAGCTGTTTCTAAGAATTTCAACATTTGA